The proteins below are encoded in one region of Stenotrophomonas bentonitica:
- a CDS encoding ATP-dependent nuclease: MINFANFSDVDVETGESIVIVGENKVGKSNFIRGLQLILDPGLSERDRQLGLEHFWDGLGEDKVGATIEVSVDLTDFTNDPRLMAHLNDCVIDPGPPMVARLTYRFQPKAGLGRAPESLKDYEYVIFGGDDPDMRIGGALRRMLPIDVQVALRDAEKDLASWRNSPLRPLIEDLAASLDDDAREEIQDQVDQAQRELAGHEEVVATAERISERLIAIAGGQHAVPVSLGLAPTRVDALLRSLRLLIDNGVRGVGDASLGTANLIFLALKSLELDRLVSDGERDHTFFVVEEPEAHLHPHVQRLIYRYFLGTGAEDGEEQPPLTTILTTHSPHIASVAPIRSIVLLRHDTAEGKTVAVSTANAPFTQRDEEDLQRYIDVTRGEIFFSRGVILVEGDAERFIVPAFAEVLDIPLDMLGITVCSVGGTNFTPYVKLLGPEGLNIPHVILTDRDPTNGNHPLVRRRLINVLDVIEGGVDHENLDADEVIELAEQYGYFVNENTLEPELFAGGLAQDMQEVIREELPRLRRETLNALQQWVDDPDQVDEDWLLRLIERIGKGRFAQALAPSVSQDVCPAYIRSALEHIRDAIA; encoded by the coding sequence TTGATCAATTTCGCCAATTTCTCGGATGTTGATGTCGAGACGGGGGAAAGTATCGTCATCGTGGGAGAGAACAAGGTTGGCAAGAGCAATTTCATTCGCGGCCTGCAGTTGATCCTTGATCCGGGCTTGTCTGAGCGCGATCGACAACTGGGGCTTGAACATTTCTGGGACGGACTTGGCGAAGACAAGGTTGGTGCGACCATTGAGGTCTCTGTGGATCTAACGGACTTCACAAACGATCCCCGACTGATGGCTCACCTCAACGATTGCGTGATTGATCCTGGCCCACCCATGGTGGCCCGACTCACCTACCGCTTCCAGCCTAAGGCGGGCCTGGGGCGCGCTCCGGAATCGTTGAAGGACTATGAGTATGTGATCTTCGGTGGCGACGATCCCGACATGCGTATCGGCGGCGCACTCCGCCGGATGTTGCCAATAGATGTTCAGGTAGCCCTGCGTGACGCTGAGAAGGACCTTGCGAGCTGGCGCAATTCGCCATTGAGGCCGCTCATTGAGGATCTTGCCGCGTCGTTGGATGATGACGCCCGTGAGGAGATTCAGGATCAGGTCGACCAAGCACAGCGAGAGCTGGCTGGACACGAGGAAGTGGTAGCGACAGCAGAACGGATCAGCGAACGGCTGATCGCCATCGCTGGGGGGCAACATGCCGTTCCGGTATCGCTCGGACTTGCACCAACTAGAGTCGACGCGTTGCTGCGCAGCCTGCGGCTGCTGATCGACAACGGCGTACGCGGAGTCGGCGATGCCAGTTTGGGAACCGCGAACCTGATCTTCCTGGCGCTGAAGAGTCTCGAACTGGACCGCCTCGTTTCCGATGGAGAGCGCGACCACACCTTCTTCGTAGTCGAGGAGCCCGAAGCGCACCTGCACCCGCACGTGCAGCGTCTAATCTATCGTTACTTCCTTGGCACGGGGGCGGAAGATGGTGAGGAACAGCCACCGCTTACGACAATCCTCACAACCCACTCGCCACATATCGCAAGCGTTGCGCCGATCAGATCTATTGTTCTGCTGCGCCATGACACAGCGGAAGGCAAGACTGTCGCGGTCTCGACAGCAAACGCACCTTTCACGCAGCGGGATGAAGAGGATCTTCAACGTTACATTGACGTCACTCGCGGCGAGATTTTCTTTTCTCGGGGGGTGATTCTGGTCGAAGGCGACGCCGAGCGCTTCATCGTTCCCGCGTTTGCCGAGGTACTCGATATTCCCCTCGATATGCTTGGAATCACTGTGTGCTCGGTGGGGGGGACTAACTTCACCCCGTATGTGAAGCTACTGGGCCCTGAAGGACTCAACATTCCCCATGTGATCCTGACGGACCGGGATCCAACCAATGGTAATCATCCATTGGTTCGCAGGCGGCTTATCAATGTCCTTGACGTGATTGAGGGCGGTGTCGATCACGAAAACTTGGATGCGGATGAAGTGATCGAGCTTGCCGAGCAGTACGGATACTTCGTCAACGAGAACACGTTGGAGCCCGAACTATTTGCAGGTGGACTGGCGCAGGACATGCAGGAGGTAATTCGGGAGGAACTGCCGCGATTAAGGAGAGAAACTCTGAATGCCTTGCAGCAGTGGGTGGACGATCCTGATCAGGTTGATGAAGACTGGCTGCTCAGATTGATCGAGAGGATCGGAAAGGGGAGGTTTGCGCAGGCACTTGCACCGTCGGTGTCACAGGACGTTTGTCCGGCTTACATTCGTTCCGCTCTGGAGCATATCCGTGACGCCATCGCGTAG
- a CDS encoding PilL N-terminal domain-containing protein: MCPSPPWFHHPERRLLAGVLGLLWSVLAGGCATTTAPPAPDAIEEVSAAPEPEAPEYIPVVRYGRYTLVELAPRAAQRDLLLQTIDVSMPEDARATVGDGLRHVLKRSGYSLCQTAHAVIELYALPLPAAHLHLGPMTLRDALLTLAGPAWELHADDRARQICFERPADSAVIEPASEPPAAEAVQTFPLEPSVSGGQP, encoded by the coding sequence ATGTGCCCCTCTCCACCTTGGTTTCACCATCCCGAACGCCGCCTGCTGGCTGGAGTCCTCGGCCTGCTCTGGTCGGTGCTGGCTGGCGGCTGCGCTACGACGACTGCGCCGCCCGCACCTGATGCCATCGAGGAAGTCTCGGCCGCGCCCGAACCCGAGGCGCCCGAGTACATCCCCGTCGTGCGCTACGGTCGCTACACGCTGGTCGAGCTGGCACCCAGAGCGGCGCAGCGCGACCTGCTGTTGCAGACCATCGACGTGTCCATGCCCGAAGATGCCCGTGCCACCGTCGGCGATGGGCTGCGGCATGTGCTCAAGCGTAGCGGTTACAGCCTGTGCCAGACGGCACACGCGGTAATCGAGCTGTACGCGCTGCCGCTGCCGGCGGCGCACCTGCACCTCGGCCCCATGACCTTGCGCGATGCGCTGCTCACGCTGGCTGGCCCGGCCTGGGAACTGCACGCGGATGACCGCGCACGGCAAATCTGCTTCGAACGGCCCGCCGACAGCGCGGTCATCGAACCCGCATCCGAGCCACCCGCCGCCGAGGCGGTGCAGACGTTCCCGCTGGAGCCTTCGGTTTCGGGAGGCCAGCCATGA
- a CDS encoding competence protein CoiA gives MVIEAAYADGTGAANALHMSQAQWEELQRAYCVGDLLMPCCNAPAIPKVSANGYPFFAHLGGACSTSEESQWHLAAKILVRSVLEDLGCRASVEMPGSGDAGRWQADVWGERNGVRLAVEIQRSYQSLRDYRKRQERYREAGVKSLWLLRQERYSTLTKSMGKERLRTEFGGKFPSAGHFGPCLSDLPVAMLELDPAPTVKGAGFFNATLPNILEAVLSERFLCINGLWCIDNLDSMNNAARLSRERFAANRLAAKM, from the coding sequence ATGGTGATCGAAGCAGCATATGCAGATGGTACTGGTGCAGCCAACGCACTGCATATGTCTCAGGCGCAGTGGGAAGAGTTGCAACGGGCGTACTGCGTCGGTGATCTGCTGATGCCTTGCTGCAACGCTCCAGCGATTCCCAAGGTTAGTGCTAATGGGTACCCCTTCTTTGCGCATCTAGGAGGTGCGTGCAGTACTTCCGAAGAAAGCCAATGGCACCTGGCGGCCAAGATACTTGTGCGCAGCGTGCTTGAAGATCTTGGATGCCGTGCCTCGGTTGAAATGCCGGGTTCGGGTGATGCAGGTCGCTGGCAGGCTGATGTCTGGGGTGAGCGCAATGGGGTTAGGTTGGCTGTCGAGATCCAAAGATCGTATCAGTCGCTCCGTGACTACCGTAAACGCCAAGAGCGGTACCGCGAGGCGGGCGTCAAGTCTCTTTGGTTGCTGCGGCAGGAGCGATATAGCACACTCACCAAGAGCATGGGAAAGGAGCGTCTGCGCACCGAGTTTGGGGGCAAGTTCCCTTCGGCCGGCCACTTCGGCCCGTGCCTTTCTGACCTGCCGGTCGCGATGCTTGAGCTAGATCCGGCCCCAACGGTCAAGGGTGCCGGATTCTTCAACGCAACCCTTCCAAACATACTTGAAGCAGTGCTTAGTGAGCGCTTTCTTTGCATCAACGGTCTATGGTGTATCGATAACCTAGACTCGATGAATAACGCCGCCAGACTCTCGCGCGAGCGTTTTGCAGCCAATCGCTTGGCTGCAAAGATGTAG
- a CDS encoding transglycosylase SLT domain-containing protein has translation MPLRALVLTAGLYAVAALAQEVPPPAYQLAAQRAGIPSTVLYAVALQESGIRRNGRLVPWPWSLNVAGQSRRFATRADACAGLQQAMRATPHTRIDAGLGQINLGYHKHRFTGACDLLDPYRNLAVAAEILKEQHTPGEDWLLAIGRYHRPAGGEPAARYRRSVSRHLARVQGTRPAAAVLAARQETSP, from the coding sequence ATGCCCCTGCGCGCACTGGTGCTCACTGCCGGCCTGTATGCCGTTGCCGCCCTGGCCCAGGAGGTTCCGCCACCGGCTTACCAGCTTGCCGCCCAGCGCGCAGGCATCCCCTCGACCGTGCTCTACGCCGTGGCCTTGCAGGAGAGCGGCATCCGGCGCAACGGGCGCCTGGTGCCGTGGCCGTGGTCCCTCAACGTCGCCGGCCAGTCGCGCCGCTTCGCCACGCGCGCCGACGCCTGCGCTGGCCTGCAGCAGGCGATGCGCGCCACGCCGCACACGCGCATTGATGCGGGCCTGGGCCAGATCAACCTCGGTTACCACAAGCACCGCTTTACCGGCGCGTGCGACCTGCTGGATCCGTATCGCAACCTGGCCGTTGCCGCCGAGATCCTGAAGGAGCAGCACACCCCCGGCGAGGACTGGCTGCTGGCGATCGGCCGCTACCACCGCCCCGCAGGCGGCGAGCCCGCCGCCCGCTATCGGCGCAGCGTGTCGCGCCACCTTGCCCGCGTGCAGGGCACGCGACCAGCCGCCGCGGTCCTCGCGGCGCGCCAGGAGACCTCCCCATGA
- a CDS encoding ATP-dependent helicase → MTPSRSVSTAYLAQAAELAGNPGQLAAYNSQGHCVVLAGPGSGKTKTLVLKLARILAEDVEAPRGVACITYSQECARELARRIESLGLQQAPNLFIGTVHGFCLRHLLMPYGRLAGLPISFPLSVATQRVSDRLLKQTGDALFGQNHPYKVIDLGRHRRSVLNRNSVAWRSEEELAAWAETYEAALRDEGLIDYDDMVVFGQRLIAEHDWVLPLVQAKFPVLAVDEYQDLGVALHRIVKRLAFDGGVRLFAVGDADQSIYGFTGADGALLMELAARRDIEPVQLQLNYRSGAGIVTASEMALGEARGYQASDPARQTTIEFVLRPGGTADQAAHAVAQIIPAALASKPGRTLGDIAILYKDYRAGDIVAKAVATGGLDYIRVDTAAPYRKVALTSWVEDCAAWCAGGWRVGRPQLRGLLDRYRAFHRASLDDSQAKREEQELTALLWELRADQQPAREFVASLRNGVVDHLLAAELALADQKEQLDRMTAALAEGGALASLDITSLGGRDGSPDHLNLLTLHSAKGCEYDVVIMVGLDLGNLPWRNETPEKLRESRRLFYVGLTRARDEVHMLYSGFVDGRYGPMRFGRSPFLDELEARMRAAGI, encoded by the coding sequence GTGACGCCATCGCGTAGTGTCAGCACAGCCTACTTGGCTCAGGCTGCCGAACTGGCTGGGAATCCGGGTCAGTTGGCAGCCTACAACTCTCAAGGACATTGTGTGGTACTCGCCGGTCCCGGGAGCGGTAAGACCAAGACACTCGTCCTAAAGCTCGCCCGCATCCTAGCCGAAGACGTCGAGGCCCCTCGTGGCGTTGCGTGCATCACTTATAGTCAGGAGTGCGCTCGCGAACTCGCTCGCCGAATTGAAAGCTTGGGACTTCAGCAGGCACCTAATCTTTTCATTGGTACGGTCCATGGGTTCTGTCTGCGTCATCTCTTGATGCCGTATGGACGCCTGGCCGGCCTGCCCATATCTTTCCCACTTTCGGTGGCCACTCAACGAGTCAGTGATCGGTTGTTGAAGCAAACTGGAGATGCGCTTTTCGGCCAGAACCATCCGTACAAAGTTATTGACCTCGGACGGCATCGCCGTTCCGTGCTCAATCGAAATAGCGTCGCTTGGCGTAGCGAGGAGGAACTCGCTGCCTGGGCCGAGACCTACGAGGCCGCTCTGCGCGACGAGGGGCTGATTGACTACGATGACATGGTTGTCTTCGGCCAACGTTTGATCGCCGAGCACGACTGGGTACTACCTCTGGTTCAGGCAAAATTCCCCGTGCTCGCGGTGGATGAGTACCAGGATTTAGGTGTAGCACTGCATCGCATCGTCAAACGCCTTGCCTTCGACGGGGGTGTCCGACTTTTCGCTGTCGGGGATGCGGATCAGTCGATATATGGATTTACGGGGGCTGATGGCGCGTTGCTCATGGAATTGGCGGCTCGCAGAGACATTGAGCCTGTCCAGCTTCAATTAAATTACCGTTCTGGTGCAGGGATCGTGACTGCGTCAGAGATGGCGCTTGGAGAAGCCCGAGGCTATCAAGCGAGCGATCCTGCGCGACAAACGACCATCGAATTTGTCCTGCGCCCGGGTGGTACGGCGGACCAGGCTGCGCACGCCGTCGCGCAGATCATTCCGGCGGCCTTAGCCTCCAAGCCGGGACGAACACTGGGCGATATCGCGATCCTATACAAAGACTATCGCGCAGGCGATATCGTGGCTAAAGCTGTGGCAACCGGCGGTCTCGATTACATCCGTGTGGATACCGCAGCACCTTACCGCAAGGTTGCCCTAACAAGTTGGGTAGAAGATTGTGCGGCGTGGTGCGCGGGTGGCTGGCGTGTTGGACGCCCACAATTGCGTGGACTACTCGACCGCTATCGCGCATTTCATCGGGCGAGCTTGGACGATTCACAGGCCAAGCGCGAAGAGCAAGAGCTAACCGCCTTGCTATGGGAGCTGCGCGCTGACCAGCAACCTGCGCGAGAATTTGTTGCTTCGTTGCGCAACGGTGTAGTGGATCATCTGCTGGCGGCTGAATTGGCGCTCGCTGATCAGAAAGAGCAACTGGATCGCATGACGGCAGCGCTCGCCGAAGGCGGTGCACTGGCTTCGCTAGACATCACTAGTTTGGGCGGTCGGGACGGTTCGCCCGATCACCTGAATCTGCTGACACTGCATTCCGCAAAGGGCTGTGAGTACGACGTCGTCATCATGGTTGGACTCGACCTCGGAAATCTGCCGTGGCGCAATGAAACTCCAGAGAAGTTGCGCGAAAGTCGCCGGCTCTTCTATGTGGGACTCACACGTGCTCGCGACGAGGTCCACATGCTGTATTCGGGCTTCGTTGATGGCCGCTATGGCCCTATGCGCTTTGGGCGCTCGCCATTCCTTGATGAGCTGGAGGCGCGAATGCGTGCCGCTGGCATTTGA
- a CDS encoding integrating conjugative element protein, protein MTKPHPAHLAFTGLLMLLSGLPLASRAGEPLIVVEDRGGTSALPYYEALNLQPRANAPARPSIPTPQLPATPADEAAMLPVRSAKLTPGTVARRVIEAPGLRPFVVIGDDEASRAWLQRRAAALRERGAVGLVVNVETAQGLARLRALAPGLPLAPVASDDLADRLGLRHYPALITATGIEQ, encoded by the coding sequence ATGACGAAACCCCATCCCGCCCATCTCGCGTTCACGGGCCTACTCATGCTGCTGTCAGGCCTGCCGCTGGCCTCGCGTGCCGGCGAGCCACTGATCGTTGTCGAGGACCGTGGCGGCACGTCGGCATTGCCGTACTACGAAGCCCTGAATCTCCAGCCGCGCGCCAACGCACCGGCGCGGCCGTCCATCCCGACGCCCCAGCTTCCTGCCACACCGGCGGACGAAGCCGCGATGCTGCCGGTGCGCAGCGCCAAGCTCACGCCTGGCACCGTCGCGCGGCGTGTGATTGAAGCGCCCGGCCTGCGGCCGTTCGTGGTCATCGGCGACGACGAGGCTTCCCGGGCCTGGTTGCAGCGCCGCGCCGCCGCTTTGCGCGAACGTGGCGCGGTCGGCCTGGTGGTCAACGTCGAGACCGCGCAGGGCCTGGCGCGGCTGCGCGCGCTGGCGCCAGGCTTGCCGCTCGCCCCCGTTGCCAGCGACGACCTGGCCGATCGCCTGGGCCTGCGGCACTACCCGGCGCTGATCACGGCCACTGGCATCGAGCAATGA
- a CDS encoding helicase-related protein — MSLDLDTTTAEATPVQGELLDAESNPLTLSLQDFVGEFGDELLDALNSANPPVYTGQPQAHRQLIVASLKRKLFPAQAEVVHAAAELLIDRGERAAIVNGEMGCGKTTVGIATAVVLNAEGYRRTLVLSPPHLVYKWRREIQETVAGAKVWVLNGPDTLVKLIKLREQLGVQPTGQEFFVLGRVRMRMGFHWKPVFTTRRTRHGDVAACPDCGTVITDLDGEPVNPVALEAEESRRKCGHCAAPLWTLIRPRSLSGSDQSSAVLKALKRIPTIGEVTAQKLMQKFGDGFLASMLGDNIHEFINLMDGNGELVFSDRQATRMERAMANMEFGFGEGGYQPSEFIKRYLPQGTFDLLIADEAHEYKNGGSAQGQAMGVLAAKARKTLLLTGTLMGGYGDDLFYLLFRALPGRMIEDGYRPTTSGSMTSAAMAFMRDHGVLKDIYSESTGTAHKTAKGTKVSVRTVKAPGFGPKGVLRCILPFTIFLKLRDIGGNVLPPYDEEFREVAMDTAQAAAYRDLAGRLTAELKQALARRDTTLLGVVLNVLLAWPDCCFRSETVVHPRTRNTLAFVPAQFNEFEISPKERELIDICREEKAQGRKVLAYTVYTGTRDTTSRLKVLLEQEGFKVAVLRASVDASRREDWIAEQLDRGIDVLITNPELVKTGLDLLEFPTIVFMQSGYNVYSLQQAARRSWRIGQKLSVRVMYLGYAGSSQMTCLELMAKKIMVSQSTSGDVPESGLDVLNQDGDSVEVALARQLVTA, encoded by the coding sequence ATGTCCCTCGATCTCGACACCACTACCGCTGAAGCCACACCCGTGCAGGGCGAACTGCTCGACGCGGAATCCAACCCTCTGACCCTGAGCCTTCAGGATTTCGTTGGCGAGTTCGGCGACGAACTGCTCGACGCCCTCAACAGCGCCAATCCGCCGGTCTATACCGGCCAACCGCAGGCGCACCGGCAACTCATCGTCGCCAGCCTCAAGCGCAAGCTGTTCCCGGCCCAGGCCGAAGTCGTCCACGCTGCTGCCGAGCTGCTGATCGACCGTGGCGAACGCGCCGCGATCGTCAACGGCGAGATGGGTTGCGGGAAGACGACCGTCGGCATCGCCACGGCTGTCGTGCTCAACGCCGAAGGCTACCGCCGCACTCTGGTGCTTTCGCCACCGCACCTGGTTTACAAGTGGCGGCGCGAGATCCAGGAGACGGTAGCGGGCGCCAAAGTGTGGGTGCTCAACGGGCCGGATACGCTCGTCAAGCTCATCAAGCTGCGTGAGCAGTTGGGTGTCCAGCCCACGGGTCAGGAGTTCTTCGTCCTGGGCCGCGTGAGGATGCGGATGGGCTTCCACTGGAAGCCCGTTTTCACCACGCGGCGCACCCGCCACGGCGACGTGGCAGCGTGCCCGGACTGCGGCACGGTCATCACCGACCTCGACGGCGAGCCGGTCAACCCGGTCGCGCTCGAAGCCGAGGAATCCCGCAGGAAGTGCGGCCATTGCGCTGCGCCCCTGTGGACACTGATCCGCCCGCGCAGCCTGTCCGGCAGCGACCAGTCCTCGGCCGTGCTCAAAGCCTTGAAGCGCATCCCGACGATCGGGGAAGTCACCGCGCAGAAGCTGATGCAGAAGTTCGGCGACGGCTTCCTGGCCTCGATGCTCGGCGACAACATTCACGAGTTCATCAACCTCATGGATGGCAACGGCGAGCTGGTGTTTTCCGACCGTCAAGCCACGCGCATGGAACGTGCGATGGCCAACATGGAGTTCGGCTTTGGCGAGGGCGGCTATCAACCGTCCGAGTTCATCAAGCGCTACCTGCCGCAAGGCACGTTCGACCTGCTCATCGCCGACGAGGCCCACGAGTACAAGAACGGCGGCAGCGCCCAGGGCCAGGCCATGGGCGTGCTGGCGGCGAAGGCTCGCAAGACCTTGCTGCTGACCGGCACGTTGATGGGCGGCTACGGCGACGATCTGTTCTACCTGCTGTTCCGAGCCCTTCCCGGGCGGATGATCGAAGACGGCTATCGCCCGACCACGAGCGGCAGCATGACCTCGGCCGCGATGGCGTTCATGCGCGATCACGGTGTCCTGAAGGACATTTATTCCGAGAGCACCGGGACGGCGCACAAGACCGCGAAAGGCACGAAAGTCAGTGTCAGAACGGTCAAGGCCCCGGGCTTCGGCCCGAAGGGTGTGCTGCGCTGCATCCTGCCGTTCACGATCTTCCTCAAGCTCAGAGACATCGGCGGCAATGTCCTGCCGCCGTATGACGAAGAGTTTCGTGAAGTCGCGATGGACACGGCGCAAGCCGCGGCCTACCGCGATCTGGCAGGTCGGCTGACCGCGGAGCTGAAACAGGCTCTGGCGCGACGCGATACTACCTTGCTCGGTGTAGTCCTCAATGTGCTGCTGGCCTGGCCGGATTGCTGCTTCCGGTCGGAGACCGTTGTGCATCCGCGTACGCGCAACACCCTGGCGTTTGTCCCGGCTCAGTTCAACGAGTTCGAGATCAGCCCCAAGGAGCGTGAGCTGATCGACATCTGCAGGGAAGAGAAAGCACAGGGCCGCAAGGTTCTGGCCTACACCGTCTATACCGGCACGCGCGACACGACTAGCCGGTTGAAGGTATTGCTGGAGCAGGAAGGCTTCAAAGTGGCGGTACTGCGCGCAAGCGTGGATGCCAGCCGCCGCGAGGACTGGATCGCCGAGCAGTTGGACCGTGGCATCGACGTGCTCATCACCAATCCGGAGCTTGTCAAGACGGGATTGGACCTGTTGGAGTTTCCGACGATCGTGTTCATGCAGTCGGGCTACAACGTGTATTCGCTCCAGCAGGCGGCACGCCGCTCTTGGCGTATCGGGCAGAAGCTGTCCGTGCGCGTGATGTACCTGGGCTACGCCGGCTCCTCGCAGATGACCTGCCTGGAGCTGATGGCCAAGAAGATCATGGTCTCGCAGTCCACTTCGGGCGATGTACCCGAATCGGGGCTCGATGTCCTGAACCAGGATGGTGATTCCGTGGAGGTCGCATTGGCCCGGCAATTGGTAACTGCGTGA
- a CDS encoding TIGR03759 family integrating conjugative element protein, which yields MKPSILLFAVLVASSQWPAWAQQPATTPARNAQSQERPLAARVLDDRVATEWGLQPQEWARYRELMDGPLGIYSPNLDPLSALGIEARTDEERRRYAELQVQVEARRVEKLLAYQRAYDEAWQRLNPGMQRVNLPDDKPGAGTSSSPLRGSGRMAVFVKDGCAACGQLVQRLQSSGAEFDLYMVGSRQDDARIRDWAKRAQIDPARVRAGSITLNHDGGRWLSLGLPGDLPAAVREVNGQWQRQP from the coding sequence ATGAAGCCGTCGATCCTCCTTTTCGCGGTCCTGGTGGCGTCGTCGCAATGGCCCGCCTGGGCGCAGCAGCCCGCAACGACCCCGGCGCGCAACGCACAGAGCCAGGAGCGCCCGCTGGCCGCCCGCGTGCTGGACGACCGGGTGGCAACCGAATGGGGCTTGCAGCCACAAGAATGGGCACGCTACCGCGAGCTGATGGATGGGCCGCTGGGTATCTACTCGCCCAACCTGGACCCGCTGTCCGCCCTGGGCATCGAAGCTCGCACGGACGAAGAACGGCGCCGCTATGCGGAACTGCAGGTGCAGGTGGAAGCGCGCCGCGTCGAGAAGCTGCTCGCCTACCAGCGCGCCTACGACGAGGCCTGGCAGCGCCTGAATCCGGGGATGCAGCGCGTGAACCTGCCCGACGACAAGCCGGGCGCCGGCACATCCAGCAGTCCCTTGCGCGGCAGCGGCCGCATGGCGGTGTTCGTCAAGGACGGCTGCGCAGCCTGCGGACAGCTCGTGCAGCGCCTGCAATCCTCGGGCGCGGAGTTCGACCTGTACATGGTGGGCAGCCGCCAGGATGACGCGCGCATCCGCGACTGGGCCAAGCGCGCGCAGATCGACCCGGCGCGCGTGCGCGCCGGCAGCATCACGCTCAACCACGACGGCGGCCGCTGGCTGTCGCTGGGCCTGCCCGGCGATCTGCCCGCCGCCGTGCGCGAAGTGAACGGCCAATGGCAGCGCCAGCCGTAG